The Nitrospira sp. KM1 genome includes a window with the following:
- the glmM gene encoding phosphoglucosamine mutase, which yields MRKLFGTDGVRGVANLEPMTSETAMQLGRAAAYLFMRRAGRHQIVIGKDTRVSGYMLESALTSGICSMGVDVLLVGPMPTPAIAFLTRSLRADAGVMISASHNPYQDNGIKFFSNDGLKLPDDMEARIEELIVSKEIAHLRPTADAIGKAYRIDDSAGRYIEFVKQLLPKNLDFQGIKLVVDCANGAAYSVAPTVLRELGAKVEVIGNQPDGMNINAGCGAVHPESLRKAVIESGAQIGIALDGDADRAIFVCEQGNVIDGDHIMAAMALDLHRNGQLAKQTVVGTVMSNFGLELAMTQAGIRLVRTAVGDRYLLERMLADGYNFGGEQSGHFIFLDHNTTGDGLISALQVLSLMKRSDRPLSELAKVMTPVPQVLLNVKVSKKPKLETMPDLQHAIEESERRLNGSGRVLVRYSGTEPLLRIMIEGERDQVIREEADRLAQLVRTHLG from the coding sequence ATGCGTAAACTTTTTGGAACAGACGGCGTTCGAGGGGTGGCCAACCTTGAGCCAATGACAAGTGAGACGGCCATGCAACTCGGGCGTGCGGCCGCCTATCTGTTCATGCGCCGGGCGGGCCGCCATCAGATTGTCATCGGTAAAGACACGCGGGTATCCGGCTACATGCTTGAATCCGCTCTCACGTCCGGTATCTGCTCCATGGGAGTCGACGTACTGCTTGTCGGTCCGATGCCGACTCCGGCGATCGCCTTCCTGACGCGAAGTTTGCGTGCCGACGCCGGCGTCATGATTTCCGCTTCCCACAATCCATATCAGGACAATGGGATCAAATTCTTTTCAAACGACGGGCTCAAGTTGCCGGATGACATGGAGGCCCGAATCGAAGAGCTCATCGTTTCCAAGGAAATTGCGCATCTCCGCCCGACAGCCGATGCCATCGGGAAGGCATATCGTATTGACGATTCCGCCGGACGCTACATCGAGTTCGTCAAACAGCTCCTTCCCAAGAATCTGGATTTTCAAGGCATCAAATTGGTGGTTGATTGCGCCAATGGGGCGGCCTATAGCGTGGCTCCGACGGTGCTCCGGGAATTGGGCGCGAAAGTTGAGGTCATTGGTAACCAGCCAGACGGAATGAACATCAACGCAGGATGCGGAGCGGTCCATCCCGAATCACTGCGCAAGGCGGTGATTGAGAGCGGTGCACAGATTGGAATCGCGCTCGACGGGGACGCCGACCGCGCCATTTTCGTCTGCGAACAGGGGAATGTCATTGATGGCGATCACATCATGGCCGCCATGGCATTGGATCTCCATCGCAATGGGCAATTGGCCAAACAGACTGTTGTAGGCACGGTCATGAGCAATTTTGGATTGGAGTTGGCCATGACTCAGGCGGGGATTCGCCTGGTTCGTACCGCCGTTGGAGACCGATATTTGCTCGAGCGTATGCTGGCGGACGGATACAATTTTGGCGGGGAACAGTCCGGGCATTTCATTTTCCTCGATCACAACACCACCGGCGACGGATTGATCTCTGCGCTCCAAGTATTGTCCTTGATGAAGCGGAGCGACCGTCCGCTCTCGGAATTGGCCAAGGTCATGACCCCTGTTCCGCAAGTCTTGTTGAACGTAAAGGTTTCGAAAAAACCGAAATTGGAGACGATGCCTGATCTCCAGCACGCGATCGAAGAGAGCGAGCGCCGTCTCAACGGCAGCGGGCGTGTTCTCGTCAGGTATTCAGGCACAGAACCCTTGTTGAGAATCATGATCGAAGGCGAGCGCGATCAGGTCATCC
- the folP gene encoding dihydropteroate synthase, with protein sequence MAWGGTPLLMGILNVTPDSFYDGGRYADPSAAVDHALKLVEEGADILDIGAESTRPGAEPIDEAEEMRRLIPTVMDVAKVVKIPISVDTSKAQVARAAIDAGASIVNDVTALRGDALMADTIAQSGVGLVLMHMQGTPRTMQLSPSYSNVVAEVAEFFDERLRFASDHGIARTHIILDPGIGFGKLLENNLDLIAQLHTFTKFGCPVLVGISRKGFIGTLLGRSVDDRLWGTAGAVSSAVGRGAHIVRVHDVASMRDVVTVASAIHNRTISFGREQHA encoded by the coding sequence ATGGCTTGGGGCGGCACACCTCTCCTCATGGGAATTCTGAATGTCACCCCCGATTCATTTTATGATGGAGGACGGTACGCGGATCCGTCGGCGGCTGTCGACCATGCCCTGAAATTAGTGGAAGAGGGGGCGGACATTCTCGACATTGGAGCGGAGTCAACAAGGCCGGGAGCCGAGCCGATTGATGAGGCCGAGGAAATGCGCCGACTGATACCCACCGTCATGGACGTGGCCAAAGTCGTGAAGATACCGATTTCGGTGGATACGTCCAAAGCGCAGGTGGCGCGGGCGGCGATCGACGCTGGAGCATCCATCGTCAATGACGTGACGGCGTTGCGAGGCGATGCCCTGATGGCCGATACAATCGCACAATCCGGTGTGGGATTGGTTCTGATGCACATGCAAGGAACCCCTCGTACCATGCAGCTCTCTCCCAGCTACAGTAACGTGGTGGCGGAGGTCGCTGAATTTTTCGATGAGCGATTGAGATTTGCGTCAGATCACGGAATCGCGAGAACGCACATCATCCTTGATCCCGGCATCGGATTTGGTAAGCTCCTGGAGAATAATCTCGATCTCATAGCTCAACTGCATACCTTCACGAAGTTCGGGTGCCCTGTGTTGGTCGGTATTTCCAGAAAAGGATTCATCGGAACACTGCTGGGCCGCTCGGTAGACGACCGCTTGTGGGGCACCGCAGGTGCGGTTTCATCGGCCGTTGGGCGCGGTGCACACATCGTGCGGGTTCATGACGTCGCCTCCATGCGAGATGTCGTGACAGTCGCCTCGGCTATCCACAATCGAACCATTTCATTCGGACGGGAACAACATGCGTAA
- the ftsH gene encoding ATP-dependent zinc metalloprotease FtsH has protein sequence MNSRAKNLLFWVVVGLFMILLFNLFSVPTHPTEEEVIFSDFMAKLDKGDIEKVIIKSSHVSAVLKDKTRIRTYTAEYPDFVKVLREKGVQIEAKPPDESPWYITFLVTWGPFVLFLGLWFFLMRQMQIGGNKALSFGKSRARMLTEERKKVTFSDVAGIDEAKEEVLEIIEFLKDPRKFQKLGGRIPKGVLIVGPPGTGKTLLAKAIAGEAGVPFFSISGSDFVEMFVGVGASRVRDLFEQGKKHAPCIIFIDEIDAVGRLRGAGLGGGHDEREQTLNQLLVEMDGFDTTEGVILIAATNRPDVLDPALLRPGRFDRQVVVNRPDLRGRSEILKVHTKKVPIAQDVELEKIARGTPGFSGADLENLVNEAALWAARQNKKEVETVDFEMAKDKVLMGAERKSMILSDEEKRTTAYHEAGHALMAKLLPGTDPVHKVTIIPRGRALGVTMQLPTDDRHNYSKEFLYNNLAILMGGRVAEELILKHITTGAGNDIERATDLARKMVCEWGMSEKLGPLTFGRKEEEIFLGRELTTKRDFSDQVALEIDLEIKRLVTENYERAKRLLTDHMTSLKALAEALLEKEVLDAPEIDHILMQSSSQTVPA, from the coding sequence ATGAATTCACGGGCAAAGAATCTGCTGTTCTGGGTCGTCGTCGGCCTCTTCATGATTCTGCTGTTCAATCTTTTCAGCGTACCTACCCATCCGACTGAAGAGGAAGTGATTTTCAGCGACTTCATGGCCAAGCTCGACAAGGGCGATATCGAAAAAGTCATCATCAAGTCGAGTCATGTGAGTGCCGTACTGAAGGACAAGACAAGAATACGAACCTACACGGCTGAGTATCCCGATTTCGTAAAAGTCCTCCGGGAAAAGGGCGTTCAGATCGAGGCCAAACCTCCTGACGAAAGCCCCTGGTACATCACGTTTCTCGTCACGTGGGGCCCCTTTGTCCTGTTCTTGGGTCTGTGGTTTTTCTTGATGCGGCAAATGCAGATCGGCGGGAATAAGGCCTTGTCGTTTGGCAAGAGCCGGGCTCGCATGCTCACCGAGGAACGGAAAAAGGTGACCTTCTCTGACGTCGCCGGCATCGACGAGGCCAAAGAAGAAGTCCTCGAGATCATTGAGTTTTTGAAAGACCCCAGAAAGTTTCAGAAGCTCGGTGGACGAATTCCCAAAGGCGTCTTGATCGTTGGACCGCCGGGAACAGGTAAGACATTGTTGGCGAAAGCCATTGCCGGTGAAGCGGGCGTGCCGTTTTTCAGCATCAGCGGATCTGATTTCGTAGAAATGTTCGTCGGTGTCGGCGCGTCGCGAGTCCGCGACCTCTTTGAGCAAGGGAAGAAGCATGCGCCCTGCATCATATTTATCGACGAGATCGATGCAGTCGGGCGGCTGCGTGGTGCCGGTTTGGGCGGCGGACACGATGAACGCGAACAGACGCTCAACCAGTTACTGGTCGAGATGGATGGGTTCGATACGACCGAAGGTGTCATCCTCATTGCCGCGACGAACAGACCGGATGTACTCGACCCGGCCTTGTTGCGGCCAGGTCGCTTCGATCGGCAGGTCGTCGTGAATCGGCCGGACCTACGCGGACGGTCCGAGATTTTGAAAGTGCATACGAAGAAAGTTCCGATTGCACAGGATGTCGAGCTCGAAAAGATTGCCAGGGGGACGCCGGGATTTTCAGGCGCCGATCTCGAAAATCTCGTCAACGAAGCGGCGCTGTGGGCTGCTCGGCAGAACAAAAAAGAAGTTGAAACGGTCGATTTCGAAATGGCCAAGGACAAGGTCCTTATGGGCGCCGAGCGCAAGAGCATGATCCTCAGCGATGAGGAGAAACGTACAACGGCTTACCATGAGGCCGGACACGCGTTGATGGCAAAGCTGCTTCCAGGAACGGACCCGGTCCACAAAGTGACCATCATTCCGCGAGGTCGGGCGCTCGGCGTGACCATGCAATTGCCGACGGACGACCGGCACAATTACTCGAAGGAGTTCTTGTACAACAATCTCGCAATTTTGATGGGAGGTCGTGTTGCGGAGGAGTTGATCCTCAAGCACATCACAACCGGAGCGGGAAACGATATCGAACGAGCCACCGACCTTGCAAGGAAAATGGTCTGCGAATGGGGTATGAGCGAAAAACTCGGCCCCCTGACGTTTGGGCGTAAAGAGGAAGAAATCTTCCTCGGACGCGAACTGACGACGAAGCGTGATTTCAGTGACCAGGTCGCTTTGGAAATCGATTTGGAAATCAAACGGCTTGTGACCGAGAATTACGAACGAGCCAAACGGTTGTTGACCGACCATATGACAAGTCTCAAGGCGTTGGCGGAGGCACTTCTGGAAAAAGAAGTGCTGGATGCGCCTGAAATCGATCACATTCTCATGCAATCTTCATCGCAAACCGTTCCTGCCTGA
- the hpt gene encoding hypoxanthine phosphoribosyltransferase, with protein sequence MERIFGRPIVTQEEMRARIKELGKQITADYAGKDLVLVGVLKGAYAFYADLARAIRIPMRVDFLIVASYGSRAKTSGKVKVITELTEDVRGKEVLLVEDIVDSGLTVQYLMKTLAKQKPRSIKVCTLLSKPDRRTIDVPLEYVGFKIPDQYVVGYGLDYQQKYRNLPYLAVLDMESNPE encoded by the coding sequence ATGGAACGAATATTCGGACGGCCGATCGTCACGCAAGAGGAGATGCGGGCTCGAATCAAGGAACTGGGCAAACAGATCACGGCGGACTATGCCGGCAAAGATCTCGTACTGGTGGGGGTGCTGAAAGGGGCCTATGCATTTTATGCGGACCTCGCCCGTGCCATTAGAATTCCAATGCGTGTGGACTTTCTGATCGTGGCCAGCTATGGGTCCCGAGCAAAAACCTCCGGCAAGGTGAAAGTCATCACGGAGTTGACCGAAGACGTCAGAGGAAAGGAAGTACTGCTTGTCGAGGACATCGTTGATTCTGGGTTGACTGTTCAATACCTGATGAAGACCCTGGCCAAGCAAAAGCCACGTTCGATCAAGGTCTGTACGTTACTCAGCAAGCCCGATCGCAGGACCATCGACGTCCCACTCGAGTATGTGGGTTTCAAAATTCCAGATCAGTATGTCGTGGGGTACGGGCTCGATTATCAACAAAAATACCGCAATCTTCCGTATCTCGCCGTTCTGGACATGGAGAGCAATCCGGAATAA
- the tilS gene encoding tRNA lysidine(34) synthetase TilS, which translates to MTTGQHVLVAVSGGPDSTALLSLVAALATSWNLKLTAVHFNYGLRGAESEGDEAFVSELCRAQGISLIVQHHTLKKRPGASSLQELAREFRYDALARLRVEYGADRILTAHTANDQAETVLLWLLRGSGLTGLAGMPFSRDGFIIRPMLAVTRQHVMEYLARNRLTYRRDSSNKSDRYRRNRVRSEVLPLMEKIVPAVVPLLQRQAALLREDEAYLEQVVRRLYGSFVSIDAAGRQRLRRRECAALPIAIQRRLIRLMLRKVEAKGLASSFRVVEAVRRFCLTRKQGAITALRDGHVSCDREYLWLSKGPAGSGSSRTTKVNSHEAVAVSIPSTVYWPGTDQEIHVQVLPRETALPLLKTRPGHLAVFDADRMSEPLMLRGWRNGDCFHPIGMGGKRKKVQDLFTDMKIARPERSAIPLLTAPEGILWVVGRREDERFRVHDGTSRCLVVTVSAGTAQEGVR; encoded by the coding sequence ACTGGGCAGCATGTGCTGGTGGCCGTCTCGGGCGGGCCGGATTCAACAGCGCTACTCTCCTTGGTAGCGGCCCTGGCGACTTCCTGGAACCTCAAGTTGACCGCCGTCCATTTCAATTATGGTCTGCGGGGAGCCGAGTCCGAGGGGGACGAGGCGTTCGTATCCGAATTGTGCCGCGCGCAGGGCATCTCTCTCATCGTGCAACATCACACACTGAAAAAGCGGCCGGGGGCTTCCTCGCTGCAAGAACTGGCCAGAGAGTTTCGTTATGATGCTCTGGCGAGGCTCAGGGTCGAGTATGGGGCTGATCGGATTCTCACCGCACATACGGCGAACGATCAGGCCGAGACTGTCCTCTTGTGGTTGCTCCGCGGTTCAGGGTTGACCGGATTGGCAGGGATGCCATTTTCACGGGACGGATTCATTATCCGGCCAATGTTGGCCGTCACGCGTCAGCACGTCATGGAGTATTTGGCGCGAAATCGTCTGACCTATCGGCGCGATAGCAGCAATAAGAGCGATCGCTACCGTCGGAACCGGGTTCGAAGCGAGGTGCTGCCGCTTATGGAGAAGATAGTGCCTGCCGTCGTCCCTTTGCTGCAACGTCAGGCGGCCCTCCTGAGAGAGGACGAAGCGTATCTAGAGCAGGTCGTCCGGCGGCTGTATGGCTCCTTTGTCAGTATTGATGCTGCGGGGCGACAACGACTGCGTCGAAGAGAATGTGCCGCCCTGCCGATTGCCATTCAGCGGAGGCTCATTCGGCTCATGCTCAGAAAAGTGGAAGCAAAAGGCCTGGCGTCGAGCTTCCGCGTCGTCGAAGCGGTGAGAAGATTTTGCCTGACGAGAAAGCAAGGAGCTATCACCGCATTGCGTGATGGACATGTCAGTTGCGACCGCGAATATCTGTGGTTGTCAAAAGGTCCGGCAGGATCCGGTAGCAGTCGGACGACCAAAGTGAATAGTCATGAAGCCGTGGCCGTTTCCATCCCATCGACTGTCTATTGGCCTGGAACGGACCAGGAAATTCATGTACAAGTGTTGCCACGCGAGACCGCCTTGCCGCTACTGAAAACCCGGCCCGGCCATTTGGCCGTATTCGATGCCGATCGCATGTCTGAGCCGCTGATGCTTCGCGGATGGCGAAACGGCGACTGTTTTCATCCCATCGGCATGGGGGGCAAGCGGAAGAAAGTGCAGGATCTGTTTACCGATATGAAAATAGCCAGACCGGAGCGAAGCGCCATTCCATTGCTGACAGCTCCGGAAGGGATTCTCTGGGTCGTGGGGCGCCGTGAGGATGAACGGTTTCGTGTTCATGACGGGACGTCCCGTTGCCTCGTCGTGACGGTGAGTGCAGGAACTGCTCAAGAAGGAGTTCGATAG